Proteins encoded in a region of the Flavobacterium sp. MDT1-60 genome:
- a CDS encoding nitrate reductase gives MQNTKIKTTCSYCGVGCGIIVTNDAKNGVMVTGDKDHPVNKGMLCSKGMNLHYVVNDTSDRILYPEMRGSKSYPLERVSWDTALDRAAAVFTSIIKKHGPDSVGFYISGQCLTEEYYLVNKLVKGFLKTNNIDTNSRLCMSSAVVGYKKTFGEDSVPISYDDIELADTFLITGANPAWCHPILFRRIEKHKEKNPKTKIIVVDPRRTDTAAFADLHLQILPGTDIILYHAIAKRIIEKGFVDHDFVKNHAENFKQYKDLVLSTSLEKASKLCGISVNDIKLAADIIGKAKGFISLWAMGLNQSAVGVDKNTALLNLSLLTGQIGKPGSGPFSLTGQPNAMGGREVGGMANLLAAHKELANPEHRKEVADFWGVDEISDKPGLTATEMFEALESGKMKAVWIICTNPMVSLPDSRRIEKALQNAKFVVVQDISHNADTSKYADLLLPAAGWLEKEGTMTNSERRISYLPKGINAPGEALPDIEILIRFAKKMNFNGFNFNSAEEVYKEHCALTKNTNIDISFLNYHRLRTEGTFQWPVPDYGHPGTPRLFTDKKFYTPSKKAIFNLPTAIENTSEQPSPKFPFILTTGRVRDQWHTMTKTGKVSRLMTHTPSPVLEINPIDAYKNDIKNGDIVIVSSKNGEVRVKAKVTDSIKEKVVFLPMHWGKQLDNDLNRTNNLTNTVVDPVSKEPDFKYTTVSITKYIKPFQKIAIVGAGAAAFRFIQNYREFNSTDEIIVFSNEVNPFYNRVLLPEYMTGEFTWEQLLKVKDGEALSKLKITMKTGVAIDKINAAGKTITDSLGETHTFDSLILATGSRPFIPENAQLHLPGRFTVRRKEDADRLKAYLDNTNLPPEEQHVVIIGGGLLGLELAAALKHKKVKITIIQRASRLMERQLDLISSKLLAEEVQLRDIQIYFDNEVSTVFETNNPNELEIALKSGRIITANTIVYTIGTIPNIEIARETGLACGRGVKVNQYLQSSNPDIYAIGEIAEFDNKLFGITSAAEEQADILANYLAGDISSYYKGSVLMNILKLEDINLCSIGDIEIPENDDSYEEIVFADLKQRYYKKCIVKNDLLVGAILMGDKNEFAEFKTMIESKIELSDKRNSLLRGSSNAKPVLGKLVCSCSQVGAGNIEETIKSGVNNFTDLCKNTGAGLGCGSCKTEVKEILAKCKV, from the coding sequence ATGCAAAATACCAAAATAAAAACTACCTGTTCATATTGTGGCGTCGGCTGCGGAATTATCGTCACCAATGATGCCAAAAATGGTGTGATGGTAACGGGCGACAAAGATCATCCGGTCAACAAAGGAATGTTGTGTTCTAAAGGGATGAATTTGCATTACGTAGTCAATGATACTTCAGACCGAATTTTATATCCGGAAATGCGAGGCAGCAAATCTTATCCGCTGGAACGCGTTAGCTGGGATACTGCTCTTGATCGCGCCGCAGCGGTTTTCACTTCTATCATAAAAAAGCACGGACCAGACAGCGTTGGGTTTTATATTTCAGGCCAATGTCTGACAGAAGAATATTATTTAGTCAATAAATTGGTAAAAGGTTTTTTGAAAACCAATAATATAGACACCAATTCCAGACTCTGTATGAGTTCTGCGGTTGTAGGTTATAAAAAGACTTTTGGAGAAGATTCTGTTCCAATTTCTTACGATGATATCGAACTGGCGGATACTTTCCTGATTACTGGTGCCAATCCGGCCTGGTGTCATCCGATTTTATTTAGAAGAATCGAAAAACACAAAGAGAAAAATCCAAAGACAAAGATCATAGTTGTTGATCCGCGCCGCACAGATACCGCCGCTTTTGCCGATTTGCATTTACAGATTCTTCCTGGAACTGATATTATTTTATACCACGCCATTGCCAAACGTATAATCGAAAAAGGATTTGTAGATCATGATTTTGTAAAGAATCACGCTGAAAATTTTAAACAATATAAAGACTTAGTTTTGAGCACTTCTTTAGAAAAAGCTTCTAAACTTTGTGGTATTTCTGTAAACGATATAAAGCTGGCCGCCGATATTATCGGAAAAGCAAAAGGTTTTATTTCGCTTTGGGCAATGGGACTAAATCAAAGTGCAGTTGGTGTTGATAAAAATACTGCTTTACTAAATTTATCTTTATTAACAGGACAAATTGGGAAACCGGGTTCCGGACCATTTTCATTAACCGGACAACCCAATGCAATGGGCGGACGTGAAGTAGGCGGCATGGCCAATTTATTGGCTGCACACAAAGAGCTGGCTAATCCGGAGCACCGCAAGGAAGTGGCTGATTTTTGGGGCGTTGACGAAATTTCAGACAAACCGGGATTGACCGCAACGGAAATGTTTGAAGCATTGGAATCTGGAAAAATGAAAGCCGTTTGGATCATCTGTACCAACCCAATGGTGAGTCTACCTGATTCTCGTCGTATTGAGAAAGCGTTACAAAATGCCAAATTTGTTGTGGTTCAGGATATTTCACATAACGCTGATACCTCAAAATATGCCGATCTTTTATTGCCTGCCGCCGGTTGGTTAGAAAAAGAAGGCACCATGACGAATTCAGAGCGTCGTATATCGTATTTGCCAAAAGGAATCAATGCACCCGGAGAAGCACTTCCTGACATTGAAATCTTAATTCGCTTTGCTAAAAAAATGAATTTCAACGGTTTCAATTTTAATAGTGCCGAAGAAGTTTATAAAGAACATTGCGCACTGACCAAAAACACCAATATTGATATTTCATTTTTAAATTATCATCGTTTAAGAACCGAAGGCACTTTTCAATGGCCAGTTCCTGATTATGGACATCCGGGAACTCCCCGCCTTTTTACCGATAAAAAGTTTTACACGCCATCAAAAAAAGCAATTTTCAATTTACCAACGGCTATTGAAAATACTTCGGAACAACCAAGTCCGAAATTTCCATTTATCCTAACTACAGGAAGAGTTCGTGACCAATGGCATACGATGACCAAAACCGGAAAAGTATCCCGTTTAATGACGCATACTCCAAGTCCGGTTTTAGAAATTAATCCGATTGATGCTTATAAAAACGACATCAAAAATGGTGATATCGTAATCGTTTCCAGTAAAAATGGAGAAGTTAGAGTAAAAGCAAAAGTGACCGATTCTATCAAGGAAAAAGTGGTTTTCTTGCCAATGCACTGGGGAAAACAGCTTGATAATGATTTGAACCGAACCAATAACTTAACCAATACAGTTGTTGATCCTGTTTCAAAAGAACCGGATTTTAAATATACAACGGTTTCTATTACAAAATATATAAAACCTTTCCAAAAAATTGCCATTGTTGGAGCAGGCGCCGCGGCATTCCGATTTATTCAAAATTATCGCGAATTTAATTCTACCGATGAAATTATTGTTTTTTCGAATGAGGTAAATCCGTTTTACAATCGCGTTTTGCTACCGGAATACATGACAGGCGAATTTACCTGGGAACAATTATTAAAAGTAAAAGATGGTGAAGCTTTAAGTAAACTAAAAATTACCATGAAAACTGGTGTTGCCATCGACAAAATAAATGCTGCCGGAAAAACCATAACAGATAGTTTAGGTGAAACTCACACTTTTGATTCTTTAATTTTAGCAACAGGAAGTCGTCCTTTTATTCCTGAAAATGCGCAGCTTCATTTACCCGGACGTTTTACTGTTCGACGCAAAGAAGATGCTGACCGACTAAAAGCCTATCTTGACAATACCAATTTACCTCCTGAAGAACAACATGTTGTTATTATTGGTGGCGGTTTATTAGGATTGGAATTGGCTGCAGCCTTAAAACATAAAAAAGTAAAAATTACCATAATTCAAAGGGCTTCCCGTTTGATGGAGCGTCAGTTAGATTTGATTTCAAGTAAATTATTAGCCGAAGAAGTTCAGCTACGTGATATTCAGATTTATTTTGATAATGAAGTAAGTACCGTTTTTGAAACCAATAATCCAAATGAATTAGAAATTGCCCTTAAAAGTGGCAGAATCATTACGGCAAACACCATCGTTTATACAATCGGAACCATTCCTAATATTGAAATTGCCCGCGAAACCGGACTTGCCTGCGGTCGTGGCGTAAAAGTAAATCAGTATTTACAGTCTTCAAATCCTGATATTTATGCCATTGGAGAAATAGCCGAATTTGACAATAAACTGTTCGGGATCACTTCTGCTGCTGAAGAACAGGCCGATATTTTGGCTAATTATTTAGCTGGTGATATTAGCAGTTATTACAAAGGTTCGGTTTTAATGAACATTCTGAAACTGGAAGACATCAATCTGTGTAGCATTGGAGATATTGAGATTCCGGAAAACGATGATTCTTACGAAGAAATTGTTTTTGCCGATTTAAAACAACGGTATTACAAAAAATGCATTGTTAAAAACGATTTGCTTGTTGGAGCCATTTTAATGGGTGACAAGAATGAATTTGCTGAGTTCAAAACGATGATCGAAAGCAAAATCGAATTATCAGACAAGCGAAATTCATTGTTAAGGGGCAGTTCAAATGCTAAGCCGGTGTTAGGTAAATTAGTCTGTTCCTGCAGTCAGGTTGGAGCAGGAAATATTGAAGAAACTATTAAAAGCGGTGTCAACAATTTTACCGATTTATGTAAAAACACCGGAGCCGGATTAGGCTGCGGAAGTTGTAAAACGGAAGTAAAAGAAATTTTAGCGAAATGTAAAGTATAG